The sequence GCGATCGCAAAGCCGCGCGCATGGAGCGCGTCGATCAGCGCCTCGTCGACCTGCAACATCGGCTCGCCGCCGGTGAGCACGACATAACGGTCTTCGCGGCCCTCGCCCCAGCTTTCGGCGATGATATCGGCGAGCGCCGCCGCGCTCCTGTATTTGCCGCCCAGCGTCCCGTCGGTGCCGACGAAATCAGTGTCGCAGAAACGGCAGATGGCTTGCGCGCGATCCTGTTCGCGCCCGGTCCACAAATTGCATCCGGCAAAGCGGCAGAATACCGCGCGGCGGCCCGCCTGCGCCCCCTCCCCTTGCAGGGTCAGGAAAATCTCTTTGACCGAATAGACCATGGGTTCAGGCGTAGCACGTCGGATCGGCGAGTCCGGCGTCGGCAAAACCCTTGCGGCGCAGGCGGCAGCTGTCGCACGACCCGCAGTGCAGACCCTCGGGCGTCGGGTCGTAACAGGACCAGCTCATCGCCGCATCCATGCCGAGCCGCGCCGCTTCGGCGGCGATGTCGGCCTTGGTCATATGCTGAAGCGGGGCGTGAATCCGAAAAGATACTCCCCGATCGCCGTCGCGCGTCGCGAGCGCGGCAAGCTTCTCGAACCCCTGAATGAATGCGGGGCGGCAGTCGGGATAACCCGAATAGTCGAGCGCGTTGACCCCGATCACGATGTCAGCGGCCTGCCGCGCCTCGGCCAGCCCCAGCGTCAGCGACAGGAAAATCAGGTTGCGCGCGGGGACATAGGTTACGGGAATGTCGGTCCCGACCCCCTCCTTCGGCACATCGATGTCATCGGTCAGCGCCGACCCGCCGAACCGGCGAAGGTCGAGCGGCAGGACGATGTGCTCGGCGGCGCCGACATGATCGGCAATGCGCGCCGCCGATTCCAGCTCGACCCGGTGCCGCTGGTTATAGTCGATCGTCAGCGCGACGATCCGCGCCCCCGCCTCGCGCGCGAGGCCGGCACAGACCATCGAGTCGAGCCCGCCCGACAGGAGGACGATCGCCGATTTTCCGGACATATTCTGCATCGGCGCCAGATAGGCGCCGCCCGCGAGGCGCGCAAGGGCCGCCGCGCACCAAAGAAACGGGCCGCGAAGCGATCGCCGCACGGCCCAGGTCGGCGCAAACGCCGTTAGGGAGAAGGGCACACATCGGTATGCCGTGCGTCCCCTTTAACCCCTGATGGTTAACATCTGATTAGGGCCGATCGACATTCAGAAGTCGGCGAGTCGAAAATGGTGGTGTTCCGTGATCCGGAGCGCAGCGTGCTTCTTGCACGGGAGCAGCGGAAGCGCACAAGGCCGCCATTTGCAGACCTACAGAGCTGAATGGCGATTGGTCCCAGGTCAGCAGCCGCCGGTGCGGCGCGCCTCGATCGCCTGCGAAAAGGGCTTGCCTTCGGCAATCCCCTGCGTGTCGATCTGGACGAGCCGGTTGGTTTCGCTGCGGATCGTCGTGCGGCCGTGGCCCGCGCCGGGACAGGTATAATGAACCGTCACCGCGTCGGGCGTGTCCTCGATGACATAGCGCGAGCAGGTGCCGCGCGGATGGTAGATCTGGATCATCCGGCGCGCATCGCCGAGGCACATCGTCTGCACCACGCCGTTCGAGCCGCGCTCGCGCAGCTGCCAGCTCCCTTTTTCGAGGCGGTCGAGCATCGCCAGCGACGGCGCCTGCGCCGGAACGGCGCCCGCGCCCGCAAGACCGAGCGCCATCAACGCGATTCGTGCCAGGGGAGAGAAGATCGCCATTCGTTGGTCCATGGGCTGCGTGAGCGACGGATTGCGACCCTGCTCGATCCCAAGCTAGCAACGCGCTCGCGCCATTTCAACCGCTTGCCGCCGAAACACCCCCGTTCACCGCGCGGCGTGGCGTCGGTTATCCTCAATCGGCGCGATCGTGCCCGGCGATCTCGGCGAGCGGAATGGGAAAGAAGCGCGAACAAAAGGCGCAATCGACGACGATCTCGCCCTTGTCGTCGGCCATCTCCGCGCGCTCGGCCAGCGGGAATTGCGCCAGCACGCCCGCGAAATAATCGGTGCTGCACCGACAGCCGCGCGCCACCGCAGCGCCGGGTTCGACGCGCACCTCATCCTCGTGAAACAGCCGCCATGCCAGCGTTTCGAGCGAGGTTGCGGGATCGGTGAGTTCCTCGGCATTGAGCGTCGCGGCGATCGTCCTGGCGTGGTCCCATTCGGGATGGTCGTGCCGGACGTGCAGCCGGTCGCGCCCCACCTCGCCTTCGGGCAGATGCTGGAGCAGCAGCCCGCCCGCGACGCAGCCGGCCTCGGCATCGTGGCGCGCGGCAAGGCTGATCAGGCTGGGGATCTGTTCGGATTGCTCGAAATAATGTTCGGCGGCATCGCCAATCGACGATCCTTCGAGCGGAACGATGCCCTGATAGCGCTCGCCCGTCGCCGCCTGGTCAAAAGTGATGGCAAGGAAGCCTTCGCCGAACAGCGCGAACAGCGTGGGGTCGGACCCGATTTCGGCCAGCCGGTCGGCATCGAACTTCAGATAGCCGCGCAGCTCGCCCGCCTTGTAATCGCACACGAGCAGCTCGACGGGCCCGCCGCCGGTCTGCGCCTGCAAGGTCAGCTGGCTCCCCTCGGTCTTGAGCGTCGAGCCGAGCAGCACGGTCAGCACCAGCGCCTCGGCGAGCAGCTTTTCGGCGACCGGCGGATAGCTGTGCGCCGACATGATGGTGTTCAGCACCGGCCCCAGCCGCACGAGGCGTCCGCGCACATGACGCGCCGCGATGGTGAAGAGCAGCGGCTGGTCGAACCAGGTTTCGATCGTTTCACTCACGCTTTTCGCCTTACAGCTTTCCCAGCGCCCACAGCAGGATCGACTTTTGCGCGTGGACGCGGTTTTCGGCTTCGTCCCACACGCGCGACTGCGCGCCGTCGATCACCGCATCGACCACCTCTTCGCCCCGATGCGCGGGCAGGCAGTGGAGAAAGACCGCATCATCCTTCGCCCCCGCCATCAGCCGCTCGTCGACCTGAAAAGGGGCCATCGCCGCGACCTTGTTGTGCGCATGGTCCTGCCCCATCGAAACCCAGGTATCGGTGACGACCAGATCGGCGCCCGCGACGGCCTCGCGCGCATCGCGGACGATGTCGATGCGAACGCCCTTCGCGCGCGCCGCCTCGACGAAGCCTGCGTCGGGTTCATAGCCCTGCGGCACGCCCGCGCGCACGTTGAAGGCGAACAATCCCGCCGCCTCGATCAGCGAGGCGAGGACATTATTGCCGTCGCCGAGCCACGCAAGCTCCAGCCCCGGCAGCGCCTTGCCGCTCTCGACGATCGTCAGCAAGTCGGCGACGATCTGGCACGGGTGCGACAGAT is a genomic window of Sphingopyxis sp. FD7 containing:
- the hslO gene encoding Hsp33 family molecular chaperone HslO — its product is MSETIETWFDQPLLFTIAARHVRGRLVRLGPVLNTIMSAHSYPPVAEKLLAEALVLTVLLGSTLKTEGSQLTLQAQTGGGPVELLVCDYKAGELRGYLKFDADRLAEIGSDPTLFALFGEGFLAITFDQAATGERYQGIVPLEGSSIGDAAEHYFEQSEQIPSLISLAARHDAEAGCVAGGLLLQHLPEGEVGRDRLHVRHDHPEWDHARTIAATLNAEELTDPATSLETLAWRLFHEDEVRVEPGAAVARGCRCSTDYFAGVLAQFPLAERAEMADDKGEIVVDCAFCSRFFPIPLAEIAGHDRAD
- the argF gene encoding ornithine carbamoyltransferase → MRHFLNLADAGGDAVAAMIADAIDRKAARAGWPKARPDADRPLADHVLAMVFEKNSTRTRASFDIAIRQLGGVPMILDAGTTQLGRGETIADTARVLSRYADAIMIRTDDHAKAEELAEYASVPVINGLTDLSHPCQIVADLLTIVESGKALPGLELAWLGDGNNVLASLIEAAGLFAFNVRAGVPQGYEPDAGFVEAARAKGVRIDIVRDAREAVAGADLVVTDTWVSMGQDHAHNKVAAMAPFQVDERLMAGAKDDAVFLHCLPAHRGEEVVDAVIDGAQSRVWDEAENRVHAQKSILLWALGKL
- the queC gene encoding 7-cyano-7-deazaguanine synthase QueC, which gives rise to MQNMSGKSAIVLLSGGLDSMVCAGLAREAGARIVALTIDYNQRHRVELESAARIADHVGAAEHIVLPLDLRRFGGSALTDDIDVPKEGVGTDIPVTYVPARNLIFLSLTLGLAEARQAADIVIGVNALDYSGYPDCRPAFIQGFEKLAALATRDGDRGVSFRIHAPLQHMTKADIAAEAARLGMDAAMSWSCYDPTPEGLHCGSCDSCRLRRKGFADAGLADPTCYA
- the queE gene encoding 7-carboxy-7-deazaguanine synthase, producing the protein MVYSVKEIFLTLQGEGAQAGRRAVFCRFAGCNLWTGREQDRAQAICRFCDTDFVGTDGTLGGKYRSAAALADIIAESWGEGREDRYVVLTGGEPMLQVDEALIDALHARGFAIAIESNGTLPIPRSIDWICVSPKAGSELVQSSGDELKLVWPQPGSDVAKLAALDFKHRLVQPLDDPNAAANVQACIDLVMADPRWRLSLQTHKSLGLR